One Thalassospira marina DNA window includes the following coding sequences:
- a CDS encoding type II toxin-antitoxin system RelE/ParE family toxin, translating into MTAKYRLTASAKADITRVLSESAFRHGQDARNRYAALILAALKRIANAPDGHLTLDRPDLRPDIRCFHIRHSRLHSTEQPVGRPVHVVFYRSTGSGVIEVIRVLHERMDPVRHI; encoded by the coding sequence TTGACGGCAAAGTATCGGCTTACGGCATCGGCCAAAGCCGACATTACCAGGGTTCTGAGCGAAAGTGCATTCCGGCATGGGCAGGATGCGCGCAATCGTTATGCCGCTTTGATCCTTGCTGCACTAAAACGCATCGCAAATGCCCCTGACGGGCATTTGACCCTTGATCGCCCAGATTTGCGACCAGACATTCGCTGTTTTCATATCCGCCATAGTCGCCTGCATAGCACAGAACAGCCAGTTGGCCGCCCTGTGCATGTCGTTTTTTACCGATCCACCGGATCTGGCGTTATCGAGGTCATCCGCGTGCTGCATGAACGCATGGACCCCGTTCGCCATATTTAA
- the dctP gene encoding TRAP transporter substrate-binding protein DctP, whose product MKISALFTAAALIGATLFSPAHAADYTIDVSLDTSPNHVRNRSFRKFAEALNEKSGGRLEMRVFDSASKYKGPMVATAVAQGAIDMAAPAHQHLSKYVPEAGMLLLPMFYGQSQDVIYKIVDGDIGKELNQRIEDKLGVVVLGRPFDLGYGTAFTTDVPIKSPDDFKDKVVRVPGGAATLARYRVFGSNPVQIAWSDVPQALQTDVVSAIWATQESVASSKLWDAGIKYAYEDKQAFIEYVPIISQAAWSKLPEDLQKLMRDTWENMVDEVRNVAADAQIDARKINAEHGIETIDANPEELAAMREKLMKAQPEIVDELDMDKDFIARVSDAIAAAQ is encoded by the coding sequence ATGAAAATTTCAGCATTGTTTACAGCCGCCGCACTGATTGGTGCGACGCTGTTTTCACCGGCACATGCGGCCGATTACACCATTGATGTGTCGCTCGATACGTCGCCCAATCATGTGCGCAACCGGTCATTTCGCAAATTCGCCGAAGCCCTGAACGAAAAGTCGGGCGGGCGGCTTGAGATGCGGGTATTTGACTCTGCTTCGAAATACAAGGGGCCGATGGTGGCAACCGCAGTTGCCCAGGGTGCGATTGATATGGCCGCACCAGCCCATCAGCATTTGTCCAAATATGTGCCCGAAGCAGGAATGTTGCTGCTGCCGATGTTTTATGGCCAAAGCCAGGACGTCATTTACAAAATTGTTGATGGGGATATCGGCAAGGAATTGAACCAGCGCATTGAAGACAAACTGGGTGTTGTCGTGCTGGGTCGTCCGTTTGACCTGGGGTATGGCACGGCCTTCACCACCGATGTTCCGATCAAATCGCCCGATGATTTCAAGGACAAGGTTGTCCGTGTTCCGGGTGGTGCGGCAACGCTGGCACGGTATCGGGTATTTGGCTCCAACCCGGTGCAGATTGCCTGGTCCGATGTGCCCCAGGCATTGCAGACCGATGTTGTTTCCGCCATCTGGGCAACGCAGGAATCAGTTGCCAGCTCGAAATTGTGGGATGCTGGCATTAAATATGCCTATGAAGACAAGCAGGCCTTTATTGAATATGTGCCGATCATCAGTCAGGCAGCTTGGTCCAAATTGCCGGAAGATTTGCAAAAGCTGATGCGCGATACCTGGGAAAACATGGTGGACGAAGTCCGTAATGTTGCTGCTGACGCCCAGATTGATGCGCGTAAAATCAATGCGGAACACGGCATTGAAACCATTGATGCCAACCCCGAAGAACTGGCAGCAATGCGTGAAAAGCTGATGAAGGCGCAGCCGGAAATCGTTGATGAACTTGATATGGACAAGGATTTCATCGCGCGCGTTTCCGACGCCATTGCCGCAGCACAGTAA
- a CDS encoding AEC family transporter codes for MSFAYTLIAAIFPIFAAIIVGAVLKKYLIQSGEVWAGIDRLTYYLLLPALLMIGIYHADFSTGHAGTAVMITMGATLVLSAVMLVFRRLITPNTPLFTSIFQGSVRYNSYVLLAVAEALFGSDGLALAIVFIAVMVIVTNILAVVVLNALNGRGGNFKRIAIGLAKNPIILAAGAGAIMNIANIHIPLPIENTASLLKTAALPLSLLSVGAGLKFILDRRSLGAIAFSNVVKLAFLPLITGIALHLAGIDGMVLSMGVLYAGMPCAGNAYILARQLGGDADVMASIVTIETLLSAVSISVIAAILTVN; via the coding sequence ATGTCTTTTGCCTATACACTGATCGCCGCCATCTTCCCGATTTTTGCTGCCATCATTGTTGGTGCGGTCCTGAAAAAATACCTGATCCAAAGCGGCGAAGTCTGGGCGGGGATTGACCGGCTGACCTATTATCTGTTGCTGCCCGCCCTGTTGATGATTGGCATTTACCATGCCGATTTCAGCACCGGCCATGCCGGCACCGCCGTTATGATCACGATGGGGGCGACGCTGGTTTTATCGGCTGTCATGCTGGTTTTCCGGCGTTTGATCACGCCAAATACGCCGCTTTTCACGTCCATTTTCCAGGGTTCGGTGCGCTATAACAGCTATGTCCTGCTGGCCGTGGCCGAGGCCCTTTTTGGCAGTGACGGGCTGGCGCTGGCGATTGTGTTTATCGCCGTGATGGTGATTGTCACCAATATTCTGGCTGTTGTGGTTCTGAATGCCCTTAATGGCCGGGGTGGCAATTTCAAACGTATTGCCATCGGGCTTGCCAAAAACCCCATTATTCTGGCGGCCGGGGCCGGGGCGATTATGAATATTGCCAATATCCACATCCCCCTGCCCATCGAAAATACCGCATCCCTGCTTAAAACCGCGGCGCTGCCACTTAGCCTGCTTTCGGTAGGGGCGGGACTTAAATTTATCCTCGACCGGCGTTCGCTTGGGGCAATTGCCTTTAGCAATGTGGTCAAGCTGGCCTTTTTGCCGCTGATTACCGGCATTGCCCTGCATCTGGCCGGGATTGACGGCATGGTGCTTTCCATGGGCGTTCTTTATGCTGGCATGCCGTGTGCTGGCAACGCCTATATTCTGGCGCGCCAGCTCGGCGGGGATGCCGATGTGATGGCATCAATCGTCACTATCGAAACTTTGCTCTCGGCTGTCAGTATCTCCGTCATCGCTGCCATATTGACGGTCAATTGA
- a CDS encoding glycoside hydrolase family 18 protein, translated as MRTPENVIYTDNGYGPVSKLAGTACTIGIQSFISNASFDNGTCKLELDWPLQSALNHKDIVPAKEGGKRKILVALGGGTFDTPSWQACSDNLDAFADALVSFVKTNDFDGIDIDWEDTGALTKSGGYDAVAFLSGLTRKLRAGLPAPQYIITHAPQPPYFDASFHGGTYMQVMKQVGTLIDYLNIQYYNNGDFVGTTGSEQAEKVAGTTGSPAFATSIVGLVAQGLPVEKLLVGKPTTPHNAGTGFLPVDEFCSDVVAPLVAKYGANFGGVMGWQLAQSPSSADLEYDWISTVADALSGNAE; from the coding sequence ATGAGAACGCCTGAAAATGTAATTTATACCGATAATGGTTATGGCCCGGTGTCAAAACTGGCCGGAACGGCCTGCACCATCGGGATTCAAAGCTTCATTTCCAATGCCAGCTTTGACAATGGCACGTGCAAGCTGGAGCTGGACTGGCCCCTGCAATCAGCCCTTAATCACAAGGATATTGTCCCGGCAAAAGAAGGCGGGAAACGCAAAATTCTGGTGGCTTTGGGCGGCGGCACATTTGACACGCCATCCTGGCAGGCCTGCAGCGATAATCTGGATGCCTTTGCCGATGCCCTTGTGTCATTCGTTAAAACCAACGACTTTGATGGCATTGATATCGACTGGGAAGATACCGGTGCTCTCACAAAGTCCGGTGGCTATGACGCGGTGGCGTTCCTGTCCGGTCTGACCCGAAAACTGCGCGCCGGACTCCCTGCACCGCAATATATCATCACCCATGCACCCCAGCCGCCCTATTTCGATGCCAGCTTTCATGGCGGCACTTATATGCAGGTGATGAAGCAGGTCGGCACGCTGATCGACTATCTGAACATTCAGTATTACAACAATGGCGACTTTGTCGGCACCACCGGCAGTGAACAGGCGGAAAAGGTGGCAGGCACAACCGGCAGTCCAGCCTTTGCCACCAGCATTGTCGGCCTTGTGGCACAGGGCCTGCCGGTGGAAAAGCTTCTGGTGGGCAAGCCGACCACGCCCCACAATGCCGGTACCGGTTTTCTGCCTGTTGATGAATTTTGCAGCGATGTGGTCGCACCCCTGGTTGCGAAATATGGTGCAAATTTTGGCGGTGTGATGGGCTGGCAACTGGCGCAATCCCCCAGCAGTGCCGACCTGGAATATGACTGGATCAGTACCGTCGCGGATGCTTTGTCAGGGAATGCAGAGTAA
- a CDS encoding methylglyoxal synthase — MSLSIGLVAHDRRKPEMADWLEQHIAAFTDYKIYATGTTGRVLQERFPKLDIVALKSGPFGGDQQLGSMIAHGQLQAMFFFTDPMTPQPHDVDVRALIRLANMYEVPIACNRSTADLLISNPRFQEICEQYRGHSPEQIFSEYTSRKV, encoded by the coding sequence ATGAGCCTATCCATCGGACTTGTTGCCCATGACCGCCGTAAACCAGAAATGGCCGACTGGCTGGAACAGCATATTGCGGCTTTTACCGATTATAAAATCTATGCAACCGGCACAACAGGCCGCGTCCTGCAGGAACGGTTTCCCAAGCTGGATATCGTCGCGCTTAAAAGCGGCCCGTTTGGTGGCGACCAGCAGCTTGGCTCCATGATTGCGCATGGGCAGCTTCAGGCGATGTTCTTTTTTACCGACCCAATGACACCGCAGCCCCACGATGTGGATGTGCGCGCACTTATCCGGCTGGCAAACATGTATGAAGTGCCCATTGCCTGCAACCGCAGCACCGCTGACCTTCTGATCAGCAATCCGCGCTTTCAGGAAATTTGCGAACAATATCGCGGTCATTCGCCCGAACAGATTTTTTCGGAATATACCAGCCGTAAGGTTTGA
- a CDS encoding alpha/beta fold hydrolase — translation MNVPLAKIEQRNVTISEISSFHIGGESVALSDQPRFMMRVAGEGMAREVDLNGSYVTGQLYANHIKLASPQHTEPVMFWHGGAMTGVTWETTPDGRPGWQWLFLQAGYDVIVTDAVERGRASWSPFPQIYDTGPVFRTKEEAWSMYRVGARQSYDARVPYSGQRFPVSGFDALAAQLVPRWTTHDDMTLDAYQALLEKVGPVHLVAHSQGGWFALNMVRRVPHLVRSVVVIEPAGAPRLEQDDVARIGDIPHLFVWGDFIDEVPSWKKYRTATDQYREMMATAGRQTREMDLPAMGIRGNSHVPMMDDNSADIAALIVDWMAQNPGSAK, via the coding sequence ATGAATGTGCCCCTAGCCAAAATCGAACAGCGAAATGTTACCATTTCGGAAATCAGCAGCTTTCACATTGGCGGGGAAAGTGTTGCCCTAAGCGACCAGCCCCGTTTCATGATGCGGGTCGCAGGCGAAGGCATGGCCCGTGAAGTGGACCTGAACGGGTCCTATGTCACCGGTCAGCTTTATGCCAACCATATCAAGCTGGCATCACCACAGCATACGGAACCGGTAATGTTCTGGCATGGCGGGGCGATGACCGGGGTGACGTGGGAAACCACGCCGGATGGTCGGCCGGGCTGGCAATGGCTGTTTTTACAGGCAGGCTATGATGTGATTGTTACCGATGCGGTGGAACGTGGCCGGGCATCCTGGTCGCCATTCCCGCAAATTTACGATACTGGCCCGGTATTCCGCACCAAGGAAGAAGCCTGGAGCATGTACCGGGTAGGTGCGCGGCAATCCTATGATGCGCGTGTGCCCTATAGCGGGCAGCGCTTCCCGGTATCGGGGTTTGATGCGCTGGCAGCACAGCTTGTACCGCGCTGGACCACCCATGATGATATGACACTTGATGCCTATCAGGCGCTGCTGGAAAAGGTTGGGCCGGTTCATTTGGTCGCACATAGCCAGGGGGGCTGGTTTGCCCTTAATATGGTGCGCCGGGTGCCGCATCTCGTGCGTTCAGTCGTGGTGATCGAACCTGCCGGTGCCCCGCGCCTGGAACAGGATGATGTCGCCCGCATAGGCGATATCCCCCATCTGTTTGTGTGGGGCGATTTCATTGATGAAGTCCCATCCTGGAAAAAATACCGCACCGCAACCGACCAGTACCGCGAAATGATGGCGACCGCCGGGCGGCAAACCCGGGAAATGGACCTGCCAGCGATGGGCATTCGTGGCAACAGCCATGTTCCGATGATGGACGATAACAGTGCCGATATCGCCGCCCTGATTGTGGACTGGATGGCGCAAAATCCGGGGTCGGCGAAATAG
- the lpdA gene encoding dihydrolipoyl dehydrogenase has protein sequence MSENYDIVVIGGGPGGYVCAIRAAQLGLKVACVEKRGALGGTCLNVGCIPSKALLHSSHLFEEANQHFDTHGIEINTPKVNLEKMMARKDKVVDSNVKGIEFLFKKNKVTYVKGAGEIVSATEVKVALLDGGEETLSTKNIVIATGSEVTPLPGVEIDEKQIVSSTGALELSSVPKKLVVIGAGVIGLELGSVWRRLGSEVTVIEYLDRILPGMDGELAKQTQRIFAKQGLEFKLGHKVTGAKTGKGGVKLSVEPSKGGDAEEIKADAVLVAIGRRPYVTGLGLDNAGVELDERGRVKTDEHFQTNVQGIFAIGDAIAGPMLAHKAEEDGVALAEMLAGEEGHVDYGKVPGVVYTWPEVASVGKTEEQLKDEGTDYSVGKFPFTANGRAKAMESTEGFVKILEDKKTHRVVGCHIVGPAAGDLIAEVVLAMEYGASAEDIARTCHAHPALGESVKEAALAADGRAIHM, from the coding sequence ATGAGCGAGAACTACGATATTGTCGTGATCGGTGGCGGACCTGGCGGCTACGTTTGTGCCATCCGCGCCGCACAGCTTGGTCTCAAGGTTGCCTGCGTTGAAAAACGCGGCGCCCTGGGCGGCACCTGCCTGAATGTGGGTTGTATTCCCTCCAAGGCACTTTTGCATTCTTCGCACCTGTTTGAAGAAGCCAACCAGCATTTCGATACCCACGGCATCGAAATCAACACCCCGAAGGTCAATCTTGAAAAGATGATGGCCCGCAAGGACAAGGTTGTTGATTCCAACGTCAAGGGCATCGAATTCCTGTTCAAGAAAAACAAGGTTACCTATGTCAAGGGTGCGGGCGAAATCGTCTCGGCAACCGAAGTCAAGGTTGCCCTGCTTGATGGCGGCGAAGAAACCCTGAGCACGAAAAACATCGTCATTGCTACCGGTTCGGAAGTGACCCCGCTGCCGGGTGTGGAAATCGACGAAAAGCAGATCGTTTCCTCCACCGGCGCTCTGGAACTTTCTTCGGTTCCCAAGAAGCTGGTCGTGATCGGTGCAGGCGTTATCGGTCTGGAACTGGGTTCGGTCTGGCGTCGTCTGGGTTCGGAAGTTACGGTTATCGAATATCTTGACCGTATCCTGCCGGGCATGGATGGCGAGCTGGCCAAACAGACCCAACGCATTTTCGCCAAACAGGGCCTGGAATTCAAACTGGGTCACAAAGTGACCGGCGCGAAAACCGGCAAAGGCGGCGTTAAGCTTTCGGTCGAGCCCTCCAAGGGTGGCGATGCCGAAGAAATCAAAGCCGATGCGGTTCTGGTTGCCATCGGGCGTCGCCCGTATGTTACCGGCCTTGGCCTTGATAATGCTGGCGTTGAACTGGACGAACGTGGTCGCGTTAAAACCGACGAACACTTCCAGACCAACGTTCAGGGCATTTTCGCCATTGGCGATGCCATTGCTGGCCCGATGCTGGCCCACAAAGCCGAAGAAGACGGTGTTGCCCTGGCAGAAATGCTGGCCGGCGAAGAAGGCCATGTCGATTACGGCAAGGTCCCTGGCGTCGTTTACACCTGGCCGGAAGTTGCATCGGTTGGCAAAACCGAAGAGCAGCTGAAGGACGAAGGCACGGATTATTCCGTCGGTAAATTCCCCTTCACCGCCAATGGCCGTGCGAAGGCAATGGAAAGCACCGAAGGTTTCGTCAAAATCCTGGAAGACAAGAAAACGCACCGCGTCGTCGGCTGCCACATTGTCGGCCCGGCTGCTGGCGACCTGATTGCCGAAGTCGTTCTGGCAATGGAATATGGCGCATCCGCCGAAGACATCGCACGTACCTGCCATGCCCACCCGGCATTGGGTGAATCGGTCAAGGAAGCAGCCCTCGCTGCCGATGGCCGCGCCATCCACATGTAA
- a CDS encoding type II toxin-antitoxin system ParD family antitoxin — MPTRNVNLTDDQDAFVEKMVKTGKYQNASEAMRDAVRGLQQRWKEDELKLELLRKSIDAGIADLDSGQYDDMDEAGLENWLGKTGNAAGA, encoded by the coding sequence ATGCCCACCAGAAACGTCAATTTGACCGACGATCAGGATGCGTTCGTTGAAAAAATGGTCAAGACCGGCAAATACCAGAACGCCAGTGAAGCCATGCGTGATGCCGTGCGTGGATTGCAACAACGCTGGAAAGAGGACGAGTTGAAACTCGAACTGCTGCGCAAAAGTATTGATGCAGGCATTGCTGACCTTGATAGCGGCCAATACGATGACATGGACGAAGCAGGCCTGGAAAACTGGCTTGGCAAAACCGGCAACGCGGCGGGAGCATAA
- a CDS encoding TRAP transporter large permease has protein sequence MIIWLMLALFFIMLLAGVPIYLVLGCLAVIGWLVDGVPLISLAQQFANEMNSQTLVAVPLFVIAATFMERGGITRALINFAGTIAGRNRGGLAIVCVIATTFFAAICGSSVATAMAMGTALIPTMASRNYPASFSVGTVGAAGTLGILIPPSLPLLIYGLIAEASVPRLFLAGVIPGLLQGALFVAYIIWYSRKNKLPLEDRMSIAEMIRCCRDAIPALFIPLVVLGGIYTGFVTVSEAAGVAAFAAIIVSVFVYREVALRDIPDVLSEGIRQTAVIIVIILSALAFGHWLTSAGVTRSIATLVTEWGLNSWQFLLLANAIMFVLGMFLEVISVILIFVPLVLPIIEHLGIDPVHFGLVVVLNMELALLTPPVGLNLFILKNISGERMATVIRGTLPFVLILMFLLLIVTFVPQISLWLPELAYGR, from the coding sequence ATGATTATCTGGTTAATGCTGGCGCTGTTTTTCATCATGCTGCTGGCCGGGGTGCCAATTTATCTGGTGCTGGGTTGCCTTGCGGTTATTGGCTGGCTGGTGGATGGTGTTCCGCTGATTTCACTGGCACAGCAATTTGCCAATGAAATGAATTCACAGACCCTGGTGGCTGTGCCGTTATTTGTCATTGCCGCGACCTTTATGGAACGCGGGGGCATTACCCGCGCGCTGATCAACTTTGCCGGTACCATTGCCGGGCGCAATCGCGGTGGTCTGGCGATTGTCTGTGTAATTGCGACAACCTTTTTTGCCGCCATTTGCGGGTCATCGGTGGCAACTGCCATGGCAATGGGCACGGCCCTTATTCCCACCATGGCCAGCCGCAATTATCCGGCCAGTTTTTCGGTCGGTACGGTCGGCGCTGCGGGAACACTTGGTATTCTTATTCCGCCCAGTCTGCCGCTTCTGATTTATGGCCTGATTGCCGAGGCATCGGTGCCGCGCCTGTTTCTGGCCGGGGTTATTCCCGGTTTGCTGCAAGGTGCTCTGTTTGTTGCCTATATCATCTGGTATTCGCGCAAAAACAAATTGCCGCTTGAAGACCGCATGAGCATTGCTGAAATGATCCGCTGCTGTCGAGATGCGATACCGGCCCTGTTCATTCCGCTGGTGGTTCTGGGGGGCATTTATACCGGCTTTGTGACGGTTTCCGAGGCCGCAGGCGTGGCTGCTTTCGCTGCGATTATTGTCAGTGTATTTGTCTATCGCGAAGTGGCTTTGCGCGATATTCCCGATGTTCTGTCCGAAGGTATTCGCCAGACAGCGGTGATTATCGTCATCATTCTTTCGGCACTGGCCTTTGGGCACTGGCTGACCAGTGCGGGTGTGACCCGCTCGATTGCGACACTGGTGACGGAATGGGGGCTTAATTCCTGGCAGTTCCTGTTGCTGGCTAACGCCATCATGTTCGTGCTGGGCATGTTCCTCGAGGTGATTTCCGTCATCCTGATTTTTGTGCCCCTGGTGCTGCCGATCATTGAACATCTGGGCATTGACCCGGTGCATTTTGGCCTGGTGGTGGTTCTGAATATGGAACTGGCACTGCTAACCCCGCCGGTTGGCCTTAACCTTTTCATTCTCAAGAATATTTCAGGCGAACGGATGGCAACTGTCATTCGCGGGACGCTGCCTTTTGTCCTGATCCTGATGTTCCTGCTTCTGATTGTGACCTTTGTGCCGCAGATCAGCCTTTGGCTGCCTGAACTGGCCTATGGTCGTTAA
- a CDS encoding TRAP transporter small permease → MVNFVSRVSNVLGCAEKFLIGIMAILAIILIVTETVLRYLAPALLPDWGAEVTVYLVGWATMLSLPSLVAQDKHVRADLVVDQFSRSMRKILEVVVLLVGAGFCAVIFMAGIKMVQFGLRFGEISDSSLSFPMWVFYLAVPFGYGFSMLRYVMLLIKRLTESRASSVTAD, encoded by the coding sequence ATGGTAAATTTCGTTAGCCGGGTTTCGAACGTTCTTGGTTGTGCTGAAAAATTCCTGATCGGGATAATGGCCATTCTGGCGATTATCCTGATCGTGACAGAGACGGTATTGCGCTATCTCGCCCCCGCACTTTTGCCCGATTGGGGGGCGGAGGTGACCGTCTATCTGGTGGGGTGGGCAACGATGCTTAGTCTGCCGTCGCTGGTGGCACAGGACAAACACGTTCGGGCCGATCTGGTTGTGGACCAGTTTTCGCGCAGCATGCGCAAGATACTGGAAGTGGTTGTGTTGCTGGTTGGTGCTGGTTTTTGTGCCGTCATTTTTATGGCGGGCATCAAAATGGTGCAGTTCGGCCTGCGATTTGGCGAAATCAGTGACAGCTCGCTCAGTTTCCCGATGTGGGTTTTCTATCTTGCGGTGCCATTTGGTTACGGGTTTTCGATGCTGCGTTACGTGATGCTTCTGATCAAACGCCTGACCGAAAGCCGCGCGTCCTCTGTGACGGCTGATTAA
- a CDS encoding LysR family transcriptional regulator — MKHAQHLLNLPRLAAFVAICEEGSLSRASQRLGIAQPALSTMIKKIEDDLGVSVLTRHARGSVPTPAGRVLLKSAYEMLGIAEATLEEIGTTTADPEGEVAIGLPAATSMVLAVPLIKHLRKKLPKVSLRVVETFSGYLWSWLQDGNLDVAVSFDRVSIPEIVCLPLCREDLFLIGKTKLLEDAPDHIDPDNLYKFPLILPSRIHGIRGKAEAFASSGKGLDIRMEIDASTHLVKLIASGEGFGLLAKCAVTDELVQKTVRAIPLKPSLSRQVSLSVRRIKMQNPAVTRVVEEIQLVSADLIRTGKWPTSDAHE, encoded by the coding sequence ATGAAACACGCCCAGCATCTTTTGAACCTGCCACGTCTGGCTGCATTCGTGGCAATCTGCGAGGAAGGAAGCCTTAGCCGGGCTTCTCAAAGACTTGGCATTGCCCAACCCGCCCTTAGCACCATGATCAAGAAGATCGAAGATGACCTTGGCGTTTCGGTCCTTACACGTCATGCGCGTGGGTCGGTGCCAACACCGGCCGGCCGGGTTTTGTTAAAAAGCGCCTATGAAATGCTGGGCATTGCCGAGGCGACGCTGGAAGAAATCGGGACCACAACTGCCGACCCGGAAGGCGAAGTTGCCATTGGCCTGCCTGCGGCAACATCAATGGTGCTGGCGGTGCCACTCATCAAACATCTTCGCAAAAAACTGCCCAAAGTTTCCCTGCGCGTTGTCGAGACCTTTTCGGGATATCTTTGGAGCTGGCTTCAGGATGGCAACCTGGATGTTGCTGTTTCCTTTGACCGTGTATCGATCCCCGAAATTGTCTGCCTGCCGCTTTGCCGCGAGGATTTGTTTTTGATCGGCAAGACCAAATTACTGGAAGATGCACCGGACCATATCGACCCGGATAATCTTTATAAATTCCCGTTAATCCTGCCATCGCGCATTCATGGTATTCGCGGCAAGGCCGAGGCCTTTGCCTCATCGGGCAAGGGCCTTGATATCCGCATGGAAATCGATGCCAGCACCCATCTTGTCAAACTGATCGCATCGGGCGAAGGTTTTGGCCTGCTGGCAAAATGTGCGGTGACCGACGAACTGGTGCAAAAAACAGTTCGCGCCATTCCCCTTAAACCCAGCCTGTCGCGGCAGGTATCATTAAGTGTACGGCGCATCAAAATGCAAAACCCTGCGGTAACCCGCGTGGTCGAAGAAATACAGCTTGTCAGCGCCGATCTGATCCGCACCGGCAAATGGCCCACCAGTGATGCACATGAATGA
- the odhB gene encoding 2-oxoglutarate dehydrogenase complex dihydrolipoyllysine-residue succinyltransferase produces the protein MATEVKVPALGESVSEATIAKWYKKVGDTVAADEPIVELETDKVTVEVNSPVAGAIAELVVGEGDEVEVGALIAMINEGAEGSAAKEEAPAKEEAAPAKEEPKAEKPAAAPAAASAPATQSANTDHPLAPAVRKLVEDNNLDASKIPASGKDGRLTKGDVLDYLEGGKPAPRAAAPAPAAPAGPKPQRDLRDGEERVKMSKLRQTIARRLKEAQNTAAMLTTYNEVDMTNLLACRNKYKDGFEKKHGVKLGFMSFFIKACTTALNEWPAVNAEIDGDSFIYKNYCDIGVAVGTPQGLVVPVIRSAENKTFADLESTIVDFGKRARDGKLGMDEMTGGSFTISNGGVFGSLLSSPILNAPQSGILGMHKTQMRPVAIDGKVEIRPMMYLALSYDHRIIDGREAVSFLVRVKECIENPERILLDI, from the coding sequence ATGGCGACTGAAGTAAAAGTTCCCGCACTGGGCGAATCCGTTAGCGAAGCCACGATTGCCAAATGGTACAAAAAAGTCGGCGACACCGTTGCTGCTGACGAACCGATTGTCGAACTTGAAACCGACAAAGTTACCGTCGAAGTCAATTCGCCGGTTGCCGGTGCCATCGCTGAACTGGTTGTTGGCGAAGGCGACGAAGTCGAAGTTGGCGCCCTGATCGCCATGATCAACGAAGGCGCCGAAGGTTCGGCAGCCAAAGAAGAAGCCCCGGCCAAGGAAGAAGCTGCTCCGGCGAAAGAAGAGCCGAAAGCTGAAAAACCGGCTGCGGCACCGGCTGCTGCCAGTGCTCCGGCAACCCAGTCTGCCAATACCGACCATCCGCTGGCCCCGGCTGTGCGCAAGCTGGTCGAAGACAACAATCTTGATGCCTCCAAAATCCCGGCTTCGGGCAAAGATGGCCGCCTGACCAAGGGCGACGTTCTTGACTATCTCGAAGGTGGCAAGCCCGCACCGCGCGCCGCTGCACCGGCCCCGGCGGCACCTGCTGGCCCGAAACCGCAGCGCGACCTGCGCGACGGTGAAGAACGCGTCAAAATGTCCAAGCTGCGCCAGACCATCGCGCGCCGCCTGAAAGAAGCCCAGAACACTGCGGCCATGCTGACGACCTATAACGAAGTCGACATGACCAACCTTCTGGCTTGCCGTAACAAATACAAAGACGGCTTTGAAAAGAAACACGGCGTGAAACTTGGTTTCATGTCCTTCTTCATCAAGGCTTGCACCACCGCGCTGAACGAATGGCCGGCAGTGAATGCCGAAATCGACGGCGATTCCTTCATCTACAAAAACTACTGCGATATCGGCGTTGCCGTTGGTACCCCGCAGGGTCTGGTTGTTCCGGTTATCCGTTCGGCTGAAAACAAAACCTTCGCCGATCTCGAAAGCACCATTGTCGATTTCGGCAAGCGCGCACGCGACGGCAAGCTGGGCATGGATGAAATGACCGGCGGTTCCTTCACCATCTCCAACGGTGGTGTTTTCGGGTCCCTCCTGTCTTCCCCGATCCTCAATGCACCGCAGTCCGGTATTCTTGGCATGCACAAGACCCAGATGCGCCCGGTTGCCATTGATGGCAAGGTCGAAATCCGCCCGATGATGTATCTGGCCCTTTCCTATGACCACCGTATCATTGACGGCCGTGAAGCTGTCTCGTTCCTGGTACGTGTCAAGGAATGCATCGAAAATCCGGAACGCATCCTGCTCGATATCTGA